Genomic segment of Geminocystis herdmanii PCC 6308:
CCGCTATTTGGCCTATTTTAATTAATACTACTGTTGGTGTTCAGCAAATACCTCAAGACTATCTAAATGTGAAGCAAGTTTTACAACTTTCTAATAAAAAATTCTTCTTTAAAATTTTAATTCCTTCAGCTTTACCTTACATTTTTACTGGTTTAAGAATTGCTATCGGTTTAGCATGGTTAGCGATTATTGCCGCAGAAATCGTCATGTCTGGGATTGTCGGCATTGGCTTTTTTATCTGGGATTCTTACCAAAATAATTATATCAGTGACATTATTTTAGCTCTTGTTTATATCGGTGCGATCGGTCTTATTTTAGACAGATTTATGGCATGGTTACAAAATAAAATTGTTCGCCAATAAATGGAGTATTAGGGTGTTAGTTTTTTCTGACCCAAAGACACAAAGAAAGTAGGGTGAGTATTGCCTTTCAATTCTGTATAAATTAAGGAGTAAAAATTATGAGTTTATTCGTTGCGATCGATAACATTGAAAAAGTATTTCCCCTCAATAATGGTGGTGAATATTTAGCGTTAAAAGGTATTAATTTAGAAATAAAAAAAGGTGAATTTATTTCTTTAATTGGACACTCTGGATGTGGTAAGTCCACTCTTTTAAATATGATTGCAGGTTTAGATTTACCCTCCGAAGGAATTGTTACTTTAGAAGGGCAAAAAATTAGTAAACCCGGTCCTGAAAGAATGGTAATTTTTCAAAGTTATTGTCTTTTACCTTGGTTAACAGTACATCAAAATATCGCCCTCGCTGTCGATGAGGTGATGAAGGGTTATTCCGAATCTGAACGCAAGGAAATTGTCGAAGATCATATCAAATTGGTAGGTTTAGCCCACGCTGTCGATAAATTTCCTAATGAGTTATCGGGAGGTATGAGACAACGAGTAGCCATCGCCCGTGCCTTGTCTATCCGTCCTAAATTACTCTTACTCGATGAGCCTTTTGGGGCATTAGATGCCTTAACCAGAGGTAATTTACAAGAACAATTGATGCAAATATGTGATCGTTATCAAATTACTGCGGTTATGGTAACCCACGATGTGGACGAAGCCGTATTATTGTCCGATCGAATTGTAATGTTAACTAATGGACCTGGTTCAAAAATTGGTGGTATTTTAGATGTGGATATTCCTCGCCCTCGTCAAAGAATGGAGGTAGTAAATCACCCTAGTTATTACAGTTTAAGAAGCGAAATTATTTACTTTTTAAACCAACAAAAAAAGATCAAAAAAATACGAGCTCAAAAACAAGGTGTTATCGCCCGTCATGGCTTAGAAAAAGTCAATTTAGAAATCGGTTTTGTACCTTTAACCGCCTGCGCCCCCTTAGCCATTGCTCAAGAAAAAGGCTTTTTTGTCAAACACGGCTTAGAAGAAGTAAACCTCGTGCGGGAAACCAGTTGGCGTGGTATTGTCGATGGTATCGCTGGAGGCTATTTAGACTGTGCCCAAATGCCGGCGGGGATGCCTACATGGTTAACAGTGGGAGGCAATAATAACGAACCCTTACCCACCGTAACCGCCTTAACCATGACTCGTAATGGCAATGGTGTCACCCTTGCTAAGAAATTTTATGATATGGGTATCCATGATGTACATCATCTCAAAAGAATGTTACTAGAATCGATCGACGAAAATCATCGATTTGGCATTGTTCACCCCTCATCTATGCACAATATCTTACTACGTTACTGGTTCGCCGCCGAAGGTATCGATCCTGATACTGATGTACACTTGCAAAATATTCCCCCTGCCCAAATGGTAGCAGACTTGAAAGCAGGTTCGATCGACGGTTATTGTGTAGGCGAACCTTGGAATTTACGCGCGGCGATGGAAGGAGTCGGCTTCACCGTAGCCACCGATTTAGAGGTATGGAATGGACACCCCGGCAAGGTTTTAGGTTTAAGAGAAGATTGGGCAAA
This window contains:
- a CDS encoding ABC transporter ATP-binding/substrate-binding protein (This model describes the ATP binding subunits of ATP-binding cassette (ABC) transporters for nitrate transport, or for bicarbonate transport, in bacteria and archaea.); translated protein: MSLFVAIDNIEKVFPLNNGGEYLALKGINLEIKKGEFISLIGHSGCGKSTLLNMIAGLDLPSEGIVTLEGQKISKPGPERMVIFQSYCLLPWLTVHQNIALAVDEVMKGYSESERKEIVEDHIKLVGLAHAVDKFPNELSGGMRQRVAIARALSIRPKLLLLDEPFGALDALTRGNLQEQLMQICDRYQITAVMVTHDVDEAVLLSDRIVMLTNGPGSKIGGILDVDIPRPRQRMEVVNHPSYYSLRSEIIYFLNQQKKIKKIRAQKQGVIARHGLEKVNLEIGFVPLTACAPLAIAQEKGFFVKHGLEEVNLVRETSWRGIVDGIAGGYLDCAQMPAGMPTWLTVGGNNNEPLPTVTALTMTRNGNGVTLAKKFYDMGIHDVHHLKRMLLESIDENHRFGIVHPSSMHNILLRYWFAAEGIDPDTDVHLQNIPPAQMVADLKAGSIDGYCVGEPWNLRAAMEGVGFTVATDLEVWNGHPGKVLGLREDWANAYPNTHIALVKALLEACQYCADPTNKEEIRTILADRKYLSTSINYIQLGDPNTYSCNLDRAVEYAHHRFFGEGMNRPSRTEHLWMMTQMARWGDIPFPRNWVEILERVCRVSVFSTACRELGLSDLKYRREAIKLFDGIPFDGEDPIGYLNHLSIKRNITMAEIPLNSRILVAA